The Christiangramia flava JLT2011 genome has a segment encoding these proteins:
- a CDS encoding glycosyltransferase family 9 protein translates to MSTETPVSAARKGRHILVIRLSAMGDVAMAVPVISVLTQTYPELSVTVLTRAFFRPLFSHLPNVDTYEADVDGVHSGVLGLGTLAKELRDEEIDLVADLHDVIRSNVLKSVFYFYGIPFKQIDKGRGEKKALTREKNKEFRQLKSTHQRYADVFSELGYPLELQHYIPPKTRKLIPRITEVTGEKKKKWLGIAPFAQHASKTYPLEMMEKVIQNLQLNQDIQIILFGGGEHERQQLAKLEEKYANCTSIVGKLSFAEELSLISNLDLMLSMDSGNGHLAAIYQVPVITVWGVTHPYTGFQPFGQPMGNCILPDLKKYPKIPTSIYGNKFPEGYEEVMHSIPPETILRKIHEILY, encoded by the coding sequence ATGAGCACCGAGACCCCGGTATCAGCAGCTCGAAAAGGCCGGCATATCCTGGTGATCAGGCTGTCAGCCATGGGAGACGTGGCGATGGCCGTACCGGTGATCAGCGTGCTCACGCAAACTTACCCCGAGCTTTCTGTCACGGTGTTAACTCGGGCTTTCTTCCGGCCGCTTTTCAGCCATTTGCCTAATGTAGATACTTATGAGGCTGATGTGGATGGCGTGCACAGTGGGGTGCTGGGATTGGGAACGCTTGCAAAAGAACTGCGTGACGAAGAGATCGACCTGGTGGCCGACCTTCATGATGTGATCCGGAGCAACGTGCTGAAATCGGTATTTTATTTCTACGGAATCCCTTTCAAACAAATCGATAAGGGACGTGGCGAAAAAAAGGCGCTTACCCGGGAAAAGAATAAGGAGTTCCGGCAGTTGAAGTCGACCCACCAGCGCTATGCAGATGTTTTTTCCGAATTAGGCTATCCACTGGAGCTTCAGCATTATATTCCGCCGAAAACCCGAAAACTGATTCCCAGGATTACCGAGGTGACCGGCGAAAAGAAGAAAAAATGGCTGGGAATCGCTCCTTTTGCGCAGCATGCTTCCAAAACCTATCCGCTCGAAATGATGGAAAAAGTGATTCAGAATTTACAACTGAACCAGGATATCCAAATCATTCTTTTCGGAGGCGGGGAACACGAGCGCCAGCAACTGGCAAAACTGGAAGAAAAATATGCGAATTGTACCAGTATCGTGGGAAAACTGAGCTTTGCCGAAGAGCTCAGCCTGATCTCAAATCTCGACCTGATGCTGTCTATGGATAGCGGGAACGGGCATCTTGCCGCGATCTACCAGGTTCCGGTCATTACCGTTTGGGGAGTTACGCATCCATATACCGGTTTTCAGCCCTTCGGACAGCCTATGGGAAATTGTATTTTGCCAGATCTGAAGAAATACCCGAAGATCCCTACTTCGATATACGGAAATAAATTTCCCGAAGGATACGAAGAGGTGATGCATAGCATTCCTCCCGAAACCATCCTTCGGAAAATTCACGAAATTCTCTATTAA
- a CDS encoding DUF5687 family protein: protein MFRRFLWLEWKSFFRSASFGKSLGLKILMIFLALYFAVMFLLVGFGLYPIMKKLYPGEDPLEMVNRFALAYFALEFVMRFMLQTLPVMDIKPLMIFPIKKRKVVNYVLLKSLYSFYNILPLLLIIPFGIINIYKGAHGAATMLGWMVAVYAMTLSVNFLNFIVKKRFTDNLKALIPLIILVVALLLLDYFDIFSITDYFGRLLNVLIEMPYLAIVPVVVLVGLYKWNQLNLESKFYLDAGLKGKAKSVDTKDFGWTKKFGSIAPFLQLDLKMIWRNKRPKTTVYLAFIFLAYGLLFYTNDAYQNMPAFFVFVGIFTTGIFMINFGQFVPSWDAGYYSMIMAQNIPMKQYLASKLGLITFSVVVLAILSTPYAYFGYEILLLNLACALYNMGVNAPLLLYAGSFNKKRIDLDKSPFMNYQGTGASQWLVGLPLLLIPIFLFWLIHKFLGYEMGVGFLAVIGIIGLLTRPAILKFLETCYRKRKYATIQGFKQKGE from the coding sequence ATGTTTAGACGATTTCTCTGGTTAGAATGGAAATCTTTCTTCAGGTCTGCCAGCTTTGGTAAAAGCCTTGGCCTGAAAATATTAATGATTTTCCTGGCGCTTTACTTTGCAGTCATGTTCCTGCTCGTGGGCTTTGGATTGTATCCTATCATGAAAAAGCTCTATCCCGGTGAAGATCCGCTGGAGATGGTCAATCGTTTTGCGCTGGCCTATTTTGCGCTGGAATTTGTGATGAGGTTCATGCTGCAAACGCTTCCGGTAATGGATATCAAGCCGTTGATGATTTTTCCCATCAAAAAGCGCAAGGTGGTAAATTATGTTTTACTGAAATCGCTTTATTCATTTTACAATATTTTGCCATTATTGCTGATCATTCCTTTTGGGATCATCAATATTTACAAGGGGGCTCATGGCGCTGCAACCATGCTTGGCTGGATGGTCGCGGTCTATGCGATGACGCTATCGGTGAATTTTCTGAATTTTATTGTCAAAAAAAGATTCACAGATAATTTGAAAGCGCTGATCCCGCTGATCATTTTAGTAGTGGCCTTACTATTGCTGGATTATTTTGACATTTTCAGCATTACAGATTATTTCGGGCGTTTACTGAATGTGCTGATAGAGATGCCCTACCTGGCCATTGTCCCGGTTGTGGTTCTCGTTGGATTGTACAAATGGAATCAGCTGAACCTGGAATCTAAATTTTATCTCGATGCCGGCCTGAAAGGCAAAGCAAAATCAGTAGATACCAAAGATTTCGGCTGGACGAAGAAATTTGGCAGTATTGCACCGTTCCTGCAGCTCGACCTGAAAATGATCTGGCGAAACAAACGTCCCAAAACAACGGTCTACCTGGCATTCATTTTCCTGGCTTATGGCCTGCTGTTCTATACGAACGACGCATACCAGAACATGCCCGCATTTTTTGTATTTGTCGGCATCTTTACCACGGGAATTTTCATGATCAATTTTGGCCAGTTCGTACCTTCCTGGGATGCAGGATATTATTCGATGATCATGGCACAGAATATCCCTATGAAGCAATACCTCGCTTCCAAACTGGGGCTTATCACTTTTAGCGTAGTGGTATTGGCAATCTTGTCCACGCCTTATGCGTATTTTGGATACGAGATCCTGCTTTTAAATCTTGCCTGCGCGTTGTACAATATGGGGGTGAATGCCCCGCTGTTACTGTATGCGGGCTCTTTCAATAAAAAAAGAATAGACCTGGATAAGAGTCCGTTTATGAATTACCAGGGAACAGGAGCCAGTCAGTGGCTGGTAGGATTGCCGCTGCTGCTCATCCCAATTTTCCTTTTCTGGCTCATTCATAAATTTCTGGGTTACGAAATGGGTGTAGGTTTTCTGGCAGTAATCGGGATCATAGGGCTTCTTACCCGGCCTGCCATCCTGAAATTCCTCGAGACCTGCTACCGAAAAAGAAAATATGCGACCATTCAGGGTTTTAAACAAAAAGGTGAATAA
- a CDS encoding DUF4254 domain-containing protein: MFSDKANHIFQEVIEKYHEKDDVYQDFHNPYDAESDLLEHLLYRKCWIDTVQWHYEDIIRDQDIDPVAALDLKRKIDASNQDRTDTVEYIDSYFLKKYGDVKPDTDATINSESPAWAIDRLSILALKIYHMNEEANREDASQQHQMACKAKLDVLLEQRTDLSTAINQLLEDISEGRKYMKVYKQMKMYNDEELNPVLRNKR; this comes from the coding sequence ATGTTTTCAGATAAAGCGAATCACATTTTCCAGGAGGTTATTGAAAAATACCACGAAAAAGACGATGTATACCAGGATTTTCACAACCCGTATGACGCGGAAAGTGACCTTTTGGAACATCTTCTTTACCGGAAATGCTGGATCGATACCGTACAATGGCATTATGAAGATATCATTCGCGACCAGGACATCGATCCTGTTGCGGCGCTGGACCTGAAGCGTAAGATCGATGCCTCGAACCAGGACAGAACCGATACGGTTGAATACATAGACAGCTATTTTCTGAAGAAATACGGGGACGTAAAACCAGATACTGATGCTACCATCAATTCTGAAAGTCCCGCATGGGCGATCGATAGGTTATCTATTCTGGCCCTGAAGATCTACCACATGAATGAAGAGGCGAATCGGGAAGACGCCAGCCAGCAACACCAGATGGCCTGCAAGGCAAAACTGGATGTATTGCTGGAGCAGCGAACAGATCTTTCTACTGCGATCAACCAGCTGCTGGAAGATATTTCCGAAGGCAGGAAATACATGAAAGTGTACAAGCAAATGAAGATGTACAACGACGAAGAACTGAATCCAGTATTGAGAAACAAGCGATAG
- a CDS encoding bactofilin family protein — protein MFSEKKTKQSSGNEEQNRIASGTVITGEVSAKGCFRIEGTLKGHLNTPGKVVISDGGFIDGTLECGSADIEGKFTGKLVVTDVLSLRKTAQIEGEVVAGKLAIEPGAVFNATCEMGKQVKTLKKEDEKRSA, from the coding sequence ATGTTTTCAGAAAAAAAGACCAAGCAAAGCTCCGGTAACGAGGAGCAAAATCGTATCGCTTCCGGTACGGTGATTACAGGAGAAGTTAGTGCAAAAGGCTGTTTCAGGATTGAAGGAACCTTAAAAGGCCATCTAAATACACCGGGTAAAGTGGTGATTAGCGATGGCGGTTTCATAGATGGAACGCTGGAATGCGGTAGTGCCGACATTGAAGGCAAATTCACCGGCAAACTGGTGGTGACCGATGTGCTCAGCCTTAGAAAGACCGCACAGATTGAAGGTGAAGTGGTGGCCGGAAAACTGGCGATCGAGCCCGGCGCCGTATTCAACGCAACCTGCGAAATGGGGAAACAGGTAAAAACTTTGAAGAAAGAAGATGAAAAACGATCGGCGTAA
- the atpE gene encoding ATP synthase F0 subunit C: MELLYVGLAALGAGLAVLGAGVGVGKIGGSAMEAIARQPEASGKIQTAMIIAAALVEGVALFGVVASLLGVLR, encoded by the coding sequence ATGGAATTATTGTATGTAGGTCTTGCAGCTTTAGGAGCTGGACTAGCGGTTCTTGGAGCCGGAGTTGGTGTAGGTAAAATTGGTGGTTCTGCCATGGAAGCTATCGCACGTCAGCCAGAAGCTTCTGGAAAAATCCAGACAGCTATGATTATCGCTGCTGCACTTGTAGAGGGGGTTGCTCTTTTTGGAGTGGTTGCTTCTCTTCTAGGTGTATTAAGATAA
- a CDS encoding ABC transporter ATP-binding protein: MITATNLSKVYNGTTVLNIEHLDIPKGQNFGLVGNNGAGKTTFFSLLLDLIQPTTGNIFNKEITVSQSEDWKPFTSAFIDESFLIGYLTPEEYFYFVGELRNRNKADIDSFLEQFTDLFNGEILGRNKYLRDLSKGNQKKVGIVAALIGEPEVVILDEPFANLDPTTQIRLKKLLKELSKTVGTTVLISSHDLIHVTEVCERIVVLDKGLIVRDIETSEATLKELEDYFSREIAEA; encoded by the coding sequence ATGATTACGGCAACCAATCTTTCAAAAGTATATAATGGCACTACGGTGCTGAACATTGAGCATCTGGATATTCCGAAGGGGCAGAATTTTGGCCTGGTTGGAAATAACGGTGCGGGAAAAACCACCTTTTTCAGCCTGCTGCTGGATCTTATTCAGCCCACGACGGGGAATATCTTCAACAAAGAGATCACTGTTAGCCAGAGTGAAGACTGGAAACCCTTTACCTCGGCTTTTATAGACGAGAGTTTTCTGATTGGGTATCTTACGCCCGAAGAATATTTCTATTTCGTGGGAGAATTGCGGAACCGAAATAAAGCCGATATCGATAGCTTCCTGGAACAGTTCACCGATCTTTTCAACGGGGAAATCCTGGGCCGGAATAAATATTTGCGGGACCTTTCTAAGGGAAATCAGAAAAAAGTAGGGATAGTCGCAGCGCTAATCGGGGAGCCGGAAGTGGTCATTCTCGATGAACCTTTCGCCAACCTCGATCCCACCACCCAGATCCGGCTGAAAAAATTACTGAAGGAACTTTCCAAAACAGTTGGTACGACGGTTTTAATTTCCAGTCACGACCTTATTCATGTAACCGAAGTTTGTGAGCGCATCGTGGTGCTGGATAAAGGTTTGATCGTAAGGGATATTGAAACTTCTGAAGCAACGCTCAAAGAACTGGAAGACTATTTCTCCCGCGAAATCGCCGAAGCCTAA
- a CDS encoding tetratricopeptide repeat protein → MNILKRVLAILMLSAVIFGCSRKKNTFISRNYHAVTSEYNALYNGQVALDMGQREIAQNYADNYWDLLPVERLAIDDKILLPDSVRNQNFGRAEEKAVKAIQKHSMQIGGKERNPQMDEAYLLLGKARYFDQRFVPALDAFNYILYRYPASDNITHARIWREKTNIRLGNEKLAIKNLKKILDSDRLEDQDIADANASLSQAYMNLNHLDSALVPLQAAASYTRENEEKGRYLFITGQLYNRLGQKELANQAFDEVIDLNRKSPRIYYVNSYIKKAQNFNYNQGDNAYLLNMLRELEENRENRPYLDKIYFQLGEYYNRIDSTRLAEEFYNKSLRSPSSDVYLKSVNYEVLANINFDRANYQMAGKYYDSTLTSMSPELLEYRTIKKKRENLDDVIKYELIAEETDSILNLAALSEEERLAYFTKYTDELRAKALEQADSAELPVYAANVGNSNTFPSAATTPAAGPNTGGTSNSFYFYNPLRVSRGAQEFLRTWGSRELTDNWRWGGSTTGPSTVNAQERIMEVNFDNNPIYDPATYIAQFPSDRLILDSLATQRNLANYQLGIIYNEKFGEQGLAAQRLEFLLKNEPGENLAIPAKYNLYRIYEAMGQQQRAQELKTDILTNYPDSRYAAFINDPSSIQADENSPEALYNRLFIQFEEGNFEEVIEKSSEYSRQFTGNRMLPKFELLKAQATGRLYGLQAYKESLNYVAMNYSQTPEGQRAQQILNSTIPELENLEFNRDDLQANYKLVFSFDHAEQEKGQQFREKLAEVLQELGYDKLSISRERYDSNTDFVTVHGLDNRSKALGFQELLQKNKEYKIERQGFVISAENYRIVILKKNLRNFLDQD, encoded by the coding sequence TTGAATATCCTAAAACGAGTATTGGCAATTCTGATGCTTTCCGCGGTCATTTTTGGCTGTTCCCGGAAGAAGAATACTTTTATCAGCAGGAATTACCACGCCGTTACTTCGGAATATAATGCGCTGTACAATGGCCAGGTGGCACTGGATATGGGCCAGCGGGAAATTGCCCAGAATTATGCCGATAATTACTGGGATCTTCTTCCCGTAGAACGCCTCGCCATTGACGATAAGATCCTGCTTCCAGACAGCGTGCGGAATCAGAATTTTGGCCGTGCTGAAGAAAAAGCAGTTAAGGCCATCCAGAAACATTCGATGCAGATCGGCGGAAAGGAGCGTAACCCGCAAATGGATGAGGCCTACCTTTTACTCGGTAAAGCACGGTATTTTGACCAACGATTCGTGCCGGCGCTGGACGCTTTCAATTATATTCTTTACCGGTATCCTGCGAGCGACAATATTACGCATGCACGGATTTGGCGGGAAAAGACCAATATCAGGCTGGGAAACGAAAAACTGGCCATCAAAAACCTTAAAAAGATTTTAGATTCTGACAGGCTCGAGGATCAGGATATTGCTGATGCCAATGCCAGCCTTTCCCAGGCCTATATGAACCTGAACCATTTAGACAGTGCGCTCGTGCCATTACAGGCCGCTGCTTCCTATACCCGCGAAAATGAAGAAAAAGGGCGCTATCTTTTTATCACCGGGCAACTGTACAATCGTCTGGGACAAAAAGAACTGGCCAACCAGGCTTTTGATGAGGTGATTGACCTGAACCGAAAGTCGCCTCGTATCTATTACGTCAACTCCTACATTAAAAAAGCCCAGAATTTCAATTATAACCAGGGTGATAATGCCTATTTACTGAATATGCTCCGGGAACTTGAGGAAAACCGTGAAAACAGGCCTTACCTGGATAAGATCTATTTTCAGTTAGGCGAATATTATAACCGGATTGATTCGACGCGCCTGGCCGAAGAATTTTACAATAAGTCCCTGCGATCTCCTTCGAGTGATGTGTATCTAAAATCGGTAAACTACGAGGTGCTCGCAAATATTAATTTCGACCGGGCAAATTACCAGATGGCCGGGAAGTATTATGATTCCACGCTCACCAGCATGTCGCCCGAACTCCTGGAATATCGAACCATTAAAAAGAAACGGGAAAACTTGGACGATGTGATCAAGTATGAACTGATCGCTGAAGAAACCGATAGTATTCTGAATCTTGCAGCCCTTTCCGAAGAAGAGCGCCTGGCCTATTTCACAAAATATACTGATGAACTTCGCGCCAAGGCACTGGAACAGGCAGATAGTGCAGAATTGCCCGTTTATGCGGCAAACGTTGGGAATTCCAATACTTTTCCTTCGGCAGCAACCACTCCGGCTGCAGGCCCAAATACCGGAGGAACCTCCAACAGTTTCTATTTTTACAACCCGTTACGGGTTTCCCGAGGCGCACAGGAATTTCTTCGAACCTGGGGAAGCCGGGAACTAACTGATAACTGGCGCTGGGGCGGGAGCACCACCGGCCCGAGTACGGTCAACGCCCAGGAGCGTATCATGGAGGTCAATTTTGACAATAATCCTATTTACGATCCCGCTACGTATATCGCACAATTTCCTTCAGACAGGCTAATCCTGGATAGCCTCGCCACCCAGCGGAACCTGGCAAATTACCAGTTAGGGATCATTTATAATGAGAAATTTGGCGAACAGGGTCTGGCAGCACAGCGACTGGAATTTTTATTAAAAAATGAACCAGGTGAAAATTTAGCGATTCCGGCAAAATATAATTTATACCGGATCTATGAAGCCATGGGGCAGCAACAGCGGGCCCAGGAACTTAAGACAGATATTCTTACCAATTATCCTGATTCTCGATACGCGGCATTTATCAATGATCCTTCCAGTATCCAGGCCGACGAAAATAGTCCGGAAGCTTTATATAACCGGCTTTTTATTCAGTTTGAAGAGGGCAATTTCGAAGAGGTGATCGAAAAATCGAGTGAATATAGCAGGCAGTTTACGGGCAACAGGATGCTTCCGAAATTTGAATTGCTGAAGGCCCAGGCGACGGGTAGATTATACGGTTTGCAAGCTTATAAGGAATCACTGAATTATGTGGCGATGAATTATTCGCAAACTCCGGAGGGACAGCGCGCCCAGCAGATCCTGAATTCGACTATTCCTGAATTGGAAAACCTGGAATTTAACCGGGATGACCTTCAGGCGAATTATAAACTTGTTTTTAGTTTTGATCATGCTGAGCAGGAGAAGGGGCAACAGTTCCGGGAAAAACTTGCTGAAGTTTTGCAGGAATTGGGCTATGACAAGCTCAGTATCAGCAGAGAACGGTATGATTCGAATACCGATTTTGTGACGGTGCACGGTCTTGACAATCGGTCTAAAGCTTTGGGCTTCCAGGAGTTGCTTCAGAAAAATAAAGAATACAAAATTGAAAGACAGGGTTTTGTAATCTCGGCGGAAAATTATAGAATTGTAATTCTTAAGAAAAATTTAAGAAATTTTCTCGACCAGGATTAA
- the atpB gene encoding F0F1 ATP synthase subunit A has translation MIAQKSVKIIVTLLLGLVLFPFTAFSNESKSLNEAEEEFNATEMIMHHIGDAHGWHFFGEGESSVTLPLPVILYTDNGLVTFMSSEFHHDTEGHHIVEKNGMRFVNLHEDIYMLNDGAETVEFDAEHHPVNASKPWDISITKNVAAMFLTVILMLLFFSAGLARHHKKNEHAPKGLNNVLETLVLFVRDEIAIPQIGEKKYMKFMPFLLTVFFFIWITNLLGLLPGAANVTGNIAVTVSLGLFTLALILINGNKDYWKHTLWMPGIPTWVKPILAVVEGAGVFIKPIALMIRLFANITAGHIIILSLIGLIFILESAGVAGISVPFALFITVLELLVAFLQAFIFTILSALFIGMAVEEHEHH, from the coding sequence ATGATAGCACAGAAATCTGTTAAGATTATAGTGACCCTACTTTTAGGCTTAGTCCTTTTCCCGTTCACTGCTTTTTCAAATGAGTCCAAATCTCTGAATGAAGCTGAGGAAGAATTCAATGCAACTGAAATGATCATGCATCACATTGGTGATGCTCATGGTTGGCACTTTTTTGGTGAAGGTGAAAGTTCTGTAACACTGCCGTTGCCGGTCATTCTTTATACTGATAATGGTTTGGTTACTTTCATGTCTAGTGAATTTCATCATGATACAGAGGGTCATCATATTGTGGAGAAAAACGGGATGCGTTTCGTGAATTTGCATGAAGATATTTACATGCTGAATGATGGGGCTGAGACTGTGGAATTTGATGCAGAACATCACCCGGTAAATGCCAGCAAGCCTTGGGATATTTCGATTACCAAGAACGTGGCTGCCATGTTCTTAACAGTGATTTTGATGTTGTTGTTCTTTAGCGCTGGTTTAGCCAGGCATCATAAAAAGAATGAACATGCGCCTAAAGGCCTTAACAACGTTCTTGAAACCCTTGTGTTGTTTGTGAGAGACGAAATTGCGATCCCTCAGATCGGTGAGAAGAAATACATGAAATTCATGCCATTCTTACTTACGGTTTTCTTCTTTATCTGGATCACTAACTTGTTAGGTTTGCTTCCCGGAGCCGCTAACGTAACTGGAAATATCGCGGTTACTGTTTCTCTAGGGTTGTTTACACTTGCCCTGATCCTGATCAACGGTAATAAAGATTACTGGAAGCACACACTTTGGATGCCAGGTATCCCAACATGGGTCAAGCCAATCCTGGCGGTAGTTGAAGGTGCGGGTGTGTTTATTAAGCCAATTGCCTTGATGATTCGTTTGTTTGCGAACATTACTGCAGGGCACATTATTATCCTGAGTTTGATCGGGTTGATATTTATTTTAGAAAGTGCAGGCGTTGCGGGAATTTCGGTTCCTTTCGCCTTATTTATAACAGTATTGGAATTGCTTGTAGCATTCCTTCAGGCGTTTATTTTTACGATCCTGTCGGCCCTGTTTATCGGGATGGCAGTTGAGGAACATGAACATCATTAA
- a CDS encoding DUF6341 family protein: MLRDLFEAIAWLFEDVLFIPLDWLRHLQDDSWFLANTLNWIFLIIGILAFGFWLKQLRIFEKEEPEETQPNPYLG; the protein is encoded by the coding sequence ATGCTGAGAGATTTATTTGAAGCAATTGCATGGCTTTTTGAGGATGTTCTTTTTATCCCTCTTGACTGGTTGAGACATCTTCAGGATGATTCATGGTTTCTTGCAAATACATTAAACTGGATATTTTTAATTATTGGTATCCTTGCCTTTGGTTTCTGGTTAAAACAACTCCGAATCTTCGAAAAGGAAGAACCGGAAGAAACTCAGCCAAACCCTTATTTAGGCTAG
- a CDS encoding ferredoxin--NADP reductase, producing MSNFHPLKIKEIIRETPEAVSISFEIPENLKETFHFSAGQYITIKFDADGTELRRSYSLCSAPNSDEFKVTVKEVEGGRFSVIANNKLVAGDILEVHPPEGRFTLTPGSEAKNYAAFAAGSGITPVLSIIKTVLRDEPNSRFVLAYGNKSVDQTIFFKELLKLQSEFPERLFVEFFYSRTREENAHFGRIETSTVNYVLKNKFKDHDFDAYYLCGPEAMIKHVSEVLQNNGVKEEQILFELFTSSVEEKEIEGDTSGMTQVTLIVDDEEFNFSMDRKEVVLDRALEEDIDVPYSCQGGICSSCMAKIVEGKAEMSKNQILTDEEIADGFILTCQAHPTTPTLKVDYDDL from the coding sequence ATGAGCAATTTTCATCCGCTAAAAATTAAAGAAATCATCCGCGAAACACCGGAAGCGGTTAGCATATCGTTTGAAATTCCAGAAAACCTGAAGGAAACATTCCATTTTTCCGCAGGGCAATATATTACCATAAAATTTGATGCAGACGGTACAGAACTGCGCCGTTCGTATTCTCTTTGTTCCGCTCCAAACTCTGATGAATTCAAGGTCACGGTTAAGGAAGTGGAAGGCGGGCGCTTTTCCGTTATCGCCAATAACAAGCTGGTTGCCGGCGATATCCTGGAGGTACACCCACCTGAAGGGCGGTTTACGCTGACTCCTGGTTCTGAAGCAAAAAATTACGCAGCTTTTGCCGCCGGAAGCGGGATCACGCCGGTTCTTTCGATCATCAAGACCGTGCTTCGGGACGAACCAAACAGCCGTTTTGTTCTGGCCTACGGAAATAAATCAGTAGATCAGACCATCTTTTTTAAGGAATTGCTGAAGCTGCAATCTGAATTTCCAGAAAGGCTTTTTGTAGAATTTTTCTATAGCAGAACCCGTGAAGAAAATGCCCATTTTGGGCGCATTGAGACCAGCACCGTTAATTATGTGCTGAAGAACAAGTTCAAGGATCATGATTTCGACGCTTATTACCTGTGCGGGCCGGAAGCCATGATCAAGCATGTTTCTGAAGTTCTTCAAAACAACGGCGTGAAGGAAGAGCAAATTCTTTTTGAACTTTTTACTTCGAGCGTGGAAGAAAAGGAGATCGAAGGTGACACCAGCGGAATGACCCAGGTGACCCTGATCGTGGACGATGAAGAATTCAATTTTTCCATGGACCGTAAAGAAGTGGTTCTTGACCGCGCACTGGAAGAAGATATCGACGTGCCTTATTCCTGCCAGGGCGGTATCTGCAGCAGTTGCATGGCAAAAATCGTGGAAGGAAAAGCTGAAATGTCTAAAAATCAGATTCTTACTGATGAGGAAATCGCAGACGGTTTCATATTGACCTGCCAGGCACACCCCACCACACCAACCTTAAAAGTAGATTACGACGATCTTTAA
- a CDS encoding AtpZ/AtpI family protein, which translates to MKNDRRNKYLQFVNIAFQMGIIIAAGVLIGIWLDGKFPNKFSGFTISISLIGVFVALYQVYRSVKNLNED; encoded by the coding sequence ATGAAAAACGATCGGCGTAACAAATACCTGCAATTTGTCAATATCGCCTTTCAGATGGGAATTATCATCGCGGCGGGTGTACTCATAGGCATCTGGCTGGATGGAAAATTCCCCAATAAATTTTCAGGTTTTACCATTTCGATCTCCCTGATTGGCGTATTCGTAGCGCTGTATCAGGTTTACCGAAGTGTGAAAAATCTCAATGAAGACTAA
- a CDS encoding DUF6427 family protein, with protein sequence MLTSFFNKSKPLSLIVIIVLLCLFYTAYNFEQWFLDFELLLFLKKLGLLLTLVFSLLVLNFIAKKNELTKRSAYKTLFFTLFAVSFANLMQSETAIIANLFVALALRRLISLRSRKFIQKKIFDASFWIAIASLYQFWSILFLGLVFMAILNFAAYFKNWLIPLVAVVSVAILTVCFHLVVYEELYYLNDWFQMSNFDFSFYGNLQMLIPLSILLGLLVWTILNYFSMMQKASVTRRPVLGMILLSLAIAAVVAVFAPTKNGSELIFFLAPFSIITSSYFDGKKDRVFKEIVLIALLAMPFVILFLI encoded by the coding sequence ATGCTAACAAGCTTTTTCAATAAATCAAAACCGTTGAGCCTCATCGTGATCATCGTTTTGTTGTGCTTGTTTTATACTGCTTACAATTTTGAACAGTGGTTTTTGGATTTTGAGCTGTTGCTTTTTCTAAAAAAATTAGGTCTTTTACTCACCCTTGTTTTTAGCCTGCTGGTATTGAATTTTATCGCTAAGAAAAATGAACTCACCAAGCGCAGTGCTTATAAAACCTTGTTTTTCACCCTTTTCGCGGTAAGTTTTGCGAATTTGATGCAAAGCGAAACGGCGATTATCGCTAATCTTTTTGTGGCATTAGCCTTACGCCGACTCATCAGTTTGCGTTCCAGGAAGTTTATTCAGAAAAAGATCTTTGATGCCAGTTTTTGGATTGCTATTGCAAGCCTGTATCAATTCTGGAGTATTTTGTTCTTGGGCCTGGTGTTCATGGCGATCCTCAACTTCGCGGCCTATTTTAAGAACTGGCTCATTCCACTGGTCGCGGTCGTGAGCGTAGCGATCTTGACGGTGTGCTTTCACCTGGTTGTTTACGAAGAGCTGTACTATTTAAATGACTGGTTCCAAATGAGCAATTTTGACTTTAGTTTCTACGGAAATCTTCAAATGCTGATTCCGCTCAGTATATTGCTGGGCCTGCTGGTCTGGACGATTCTGAACTATTTCAGTATGATGCAAAAGGCCAGCGTGACCAGGAGACCGGTCTTAGGAATGATCCTTCTCAGCCTGGCGATCGCCGCGGTGGTAGCCGTGTTTGCGCCTACCAAAAATGGCAGTGAACTTATCTTCTTCCTGGCACCTTTCAGTATTATCACTTCGAGTTATTTCGACGGAAAAAAAGACCGGGTTTTCAAGGAAATCGTACTCATCGCATTGCTTGCCATGCCATTCGTGATTTTGTTCCTCATTTAG